A region of Mustela nigripes isolate SB6536 chromosome 18, MUSNIG.SB6536, whole genome shotgun sequence DNA encodes the following proteins:
- the LOC132006506 gene encoding arylamine N-acetyltransferase 1: MDIEAYFERIGYRNSRKKLDLETLTDILQHQIRTVPFENLNIHCGEAMELGLEAIFDQIVRRNRGGWCLQVNHLLYWALTTIGFETTMLGGYVYSTPANKYSNAMIHLLLKVTTDGRNYIVDAGFGRSYQIWQPLELISGKDQPQVPCIFQLREDKGIWYLDQIRREQYISNQEFLDSDLLEKNKYRKIYSFTLEPRTIEDFESVNTYLQKSPTSVFTSKSFCSLQTSEGVHCLVGCTLSYRKFNFKDNMDLVEFKMLSEEEVEKKLKNIFNISLERKLVPKHGDQFFTI; the protein is encoded by the coding sequence ATGGACATTGAagcatattttgaaagaattggTTATAGGAATTCTAGGAAGAAACTGGACTTGGAAACATTAACTGACATTCTTCAGCACCAGATCCGAACCGTTCCTTTTGAGAACCTTAACATCCATTGTGGGGAAGCCATGGAACTGGGCTTGGAGGCCATATTTGATCAAATTGTGAGGAGGAACCGTGGTGGGTGGTGTCTCCAGGTCAATCATCTTCTGTATTGGGCTCTGACCACAATTGGTTTTGAGACTACAATGTTGGGAGGGTATGTTTACAGTACTCCAGCCAACAAATATAGCAATGCTATGATTCACCTTCTGCTGAAGGTGACTACTGATGGCAGGAATTACATAGTGGATGCTGGGTTTGGACGCTCTTACCAGATTTGGCAGCCTCTGGAGTTAATTTCTGGGAAGGATCAGCCTCAGGTGCCTTGCATCTTCCAGTtaagagaagacaaaggaatCTGGTACTTggaccaaatcagaagagaacagTACATTTCAAATCAAGAATTTCTTGATTCTGATCTTCTGGAAAAGAACAAATACCGAAAAATATACTCCTTTACTCTTGAACCTCGAACAATTGAAGATTTTGAGTCTGTGAATACATATCTTCAGAAATCTCCAACATCTGTGTTTACAAGCAAGTCATTCTGTTCCTTGCAGACCTCTGAAGGGGTTCACTGTTTAGTGGGCTGCACCCTTTCCTAtagaaaattcaattttaaagacAATATGGATTTGGTAGAGTTTAAGATGCTGAgtgaggaagaagtagaaaaaaagcttaaaaatatatttaatatttccttgGAGAGAAAGCTTGTGCCTAAACATGGTGATCAATTTTTTACCATTTAG